In the Streptomyces fradiae ATCC 10745 = DSM 40063 genome, GTACAGCCAGCTGCGCAGGTCCTTGACCGGCTCGGGGCGCGGCTCGTCGAAGGAGATCGGGTTGGGGATGCGCAGTATCTTGTCGGCGTGGTGCGGGAACTGACGCTCCAGCACCTCGGTGACCTTGTCACCGACGACGAGGAAGCCGGTGACGCCGTGCATCAGCTCGTCGTACAGCTCGACGGCCTCGGGGTCCTGGAAGACCCGCTCCAGGAAGGACGCGTGCTCGGTGACGAAGACCTTCGCGCCGGGACGGGCGTTCTTCAGCGCGGCCCAGCCGCTGGGCAGGCCGACGTGGGCGTGGACGACGTCCGCGTCGATCGGCTCGCCGCCGAGGAGGTTGCGGAGCTGGCGCTCGTGGTTGCGGGACTGGGCGCCGTAGTCCTGGCCGCGCGGGGTGGTGACGGGGAACGAGACCAGCTCGGCGCCTCCCGCGGTCGGCACGCGGTGCGCGGCGCGGGCCATCACCTTGGCGTTGGCCTCCTCGACCGCCTTCGTCGCCGCCGCGTCCATGGGGGCCACCCACGGGTCGCAGTGGTAGACGGTGAAGCTGTCGCAGCCGGGCGCGGTTGCCGCCACCATGGCCTGGACGAAGGACCCCCGGAAAGGCAACTCCCGTGTCGGATACCACGGCGTGACCACGGCTGCATCCCTGGATGCTGCCTGCTTCATGTCGACTTCCTTACGAGATTGCACGGCGACGCGCCACTTTATCACCGGCGCCCCTTCCCGCCGGGTGGCCCGAGGGGCCTGCGCACCGCCCGCGCCCCGGCCTTCGCGGGCGGGGGAACGGGCGGGACACGGGCGGGATACGGGCAGGTGAAGGGCGGGGTACGGGGCGCCGGAGGGGGGCCGGTCAGCCGTCGCTGCGGACGGTGCTCTGCCACTCCTCCAGGATGCGGACGACGTTGTGCGCGGCGCGTCCGTCGCCGTACGGGGTGCCCTTGTCCGCGGTCGGCGCGGGACGGGTGACCGTGGCGGCCCACTCGCCGGCGGGCAGCGCGTGCGGGTCGGGGACCAGGACGTTCCAGCCGGTGCCGACCGTCTCGACCCACTCGGTCTCGGGGCGGATCGTGGTGGTGACGCGCTCCAGC is a window encoding:
- a CDS encoding glycosyltransferase, with the protein product MKQAASRDAAVVTPWYPTRELPFRGSFVQAMVAATAPGCDSFTVYHCDPWVAPMDAAATKAVEEANAKVMARAAHRVPTAGGAELVSFPVTTPRGQDYGAQSRNHERQLRNLLGGEPIDADVVHAHVGLPSGWAALKNARPGAKVFVTEHASFLERVFQDPEAVELYDELMHGVTGFLVVGDKVTEVLERQFPHHADKILRIPNPISFDEPRPEPVKDLRSWLYLGSVTEHKGVTWLVEAFARCHAEDPTLTLTLVGEGPLRGPLTERVAELGLGDAVKLPGSIPHEQALELMRGHDLLVHPSRYETFGMTIVEGIAAGMPVLVTRCGGPEKTLAGIEDAAGELIDVEENAESISEGYRRLRARFLDGQLDLARAQAKLAADYGYEAVAQAHYRLWFPDSP